A genome region from Meleagris gallopavo isolate NT-WF06-2002-E0010 breed Aviagen turkey brand Nicholas breeding stock chromosome 9, Turkey_5.1, whole genome shotgun sequence includes the following:
- the LOC100546659 gene encoding centrin-1-like isoform X3, translating into MMRALGCELRKAEMKRIISEVDENGSGKINFESFLQVMTQKMVCEPSWSQRLKFLLPNFTMQAEPFSKEEILKGFKLFDYDGTGKISFEKLKLVASEVEEDITDEELQEMIDEADVDGDGEVDPEEFLRILTLTDL; encoded by the exons ATGATGAGAGCTCTGGGCTGTGAACTCAGGAAAGCGGAGATGAAGAGAATTATCTCTGAAGTTGATGAGAATGGGTCAGGGAAGATAAACTTTGAGTCATTTCTGCAGGTGATGACCCAGAAAATGGTGTGTGAGCCCAGCTGGTCACAAAGACTGAAATTCCTCTTGCCTAACTTTACAATGCAG GCAGAACCGTTTTCAAAAGAGGAGATCCTAAAAGGTTTCAAGCTGTTTGATTATGATGGCACTGGCAAAATCTCTTTTGAGAAACTCAAGCTGGTGGCTAGTGAGGTTGAAGAAGACATCACAGACGAGGAGCTACAG GAGATGATTGATGAAGCAGATGTGGATGGAGATGGGGAAGTGGATCCAGAAGAGTTTTTGCGGATTCTGACATTGACTGACCTGTAA
- the NSDHL gene encoding sterol-4-alpha-carboxylate 3-dehydrogenase, decarboxylating isoform X1: MATRFRSAGKKCTVIGGSGFLGQHMVEKLLDKGYSVNVFDIQKRFDNDKVQFFLGDLCNKEALLPALQDVSVAFHCASPAPSSDNRELFYKVNFTGTKAVIEACKEAGVQKLVLTSSASVVFEGTDIKNGTEDLPYAKKPIDYYTETKILQEKEVLSANDPDNNFFTTAIRPHGIFGPRDPQLVPILIQAAKSGKMKFIIGDGKNLVDFTYVENVVHGHILAAEHLQKDSPVCGKAFHITNDEPIPFWAFMSRILTGLNYDAPKYYIPYWLAYYLAVFLSLVLWLLSPLVTIKPTFTPMRVALAGTFHYYSCERAKRDMGYKPVVSLDEAIDRTLQSYPHLCRAKA, encoded by the exons ATGGCCACACGCTTCAGATCG GCTGGTAAGAAATGTACAGTGATCGGTGGCTCCGGATTCTTAGGCCAGCACATGGTAGAGAAGCTGCTGGACAAGGGTTACTCAGTCAATGTGTTTGATATTCAGAAGAGATTTGACAATGACAAAGTGCAGTTTTTCCTGGGAGACCTTTGCAACAAAGAG GCCTTACTCCCAGCTTTACAAGATGTTTCAGTAGCATTTCATTGTGCATCGCCAGCACCTTCAAGTGACAACAGGGAGTTATTTTATAAGGTGAATTTTACGGGAACCAAAGCAGTCATTGAAGCCTGCAAAGAAGCTGGAGTGCAG AAACTGGTGTTGACTAGCAGTGCCAGTGTTGTTTTTGAGGGGACAGACATAAAAAATGGAACAGAAGACCTCCCTTATGCAAAAAAACCTATCGACTATTACACAGAGACAAAGATCCTACAGGAGAAG GAAGTGCTGAGTGCAAATGACCCAGACAACAACTTCTTCACTACTGCTATTCGCCCTCATGGAATATTTGGCCCTAGAGACCCTCAGCTGGTTCCCATCCTCATCCAAGCAGCTAAGAGTGGCAAAATGAAGTTCATAATTGG GGATGGGAAGAACTTGGTAGATTTTACCTATGTGGAAAATGTGGTCCATGGTCATATCCTGGCTGCAGAACACCTTCAGAAGGACTCTCCTGTGTGTGGGAAG GCATTTCATATCACAAATGATGAACCAATCCCTTTCTGGGCTTTCATGTCCCGTATCTTGACTGGCTTGAACTACGATGCACCCAAGTACTATATTCCTTACTGGCTGGCTTATTACCTGGCCGTGTTCTTGTCTCTAGTGCTGTGGCTATTAAGTCCACTGGTGACCATCAAGCCCACTTTTACCCCCATGCGGGTAGCATTAGCTGGAACATTTCACTACTATAGCTGCGAGCGGGCCAAGAGGGACATGGGCTACAAGCCAGTGGTCAGCTTGGATGAAGCAATAGACAGGACTCTCCAGAGTTACCCCCACCTATGTCGCGCTAAGGCCTGA
- the LOC100546659 gene encoding centrin-1-like isoform X2: protein MLVCFLVWQIMMRALGCELRKAEMKRIISEVDENGSGKINFESFLQVMTQKMVCEPSWSQRLKFLLPNFTMQAEPFSKEEILKGFKLFDYDGTGKISFEKLKLVASEVEEDITDEELQEMIDEADVDGDGEVDPEEFLRILTLTDL from the exons ATGTTGGTCTGTTTTCTCGTTTGGCAGATAATGATGAGAGCTCTGGGCTGTGAACTCAGGAAAGCGGAGATGAAGAGAATTATCTCTGAAGTTGATGAGAATGGGTCAGGGAAGATAAACTTTGAGTCATTTCTGCAGGTGATGACCCAGAAAATGGTGTGTGAGCCCAGCTGGTCACAAAGACTGAAATTCCTCTTGCCTAACTTTACAATGCAG GCAGAACCGTTTTCAAAAGAGGAGATCCTAAAAGGTTTCAAGCTGTTTGATTATGATGGCACTGGCAAAATCTCTTTTGAGAAACTCAAGCTGGTGGCTAGTGAGGTTGAAGAAGACATCACAGACGAGGAGCTACAG GAGATGATTGATGAAGCAGATGTGGATGGAGATGGGGAAGTGGATCCAGAAGAGTTTTTGCGGATTCTGACATTGACTGACCTGTAA
- the NSDHL gene encoding sterol-4-alpha-carboxylate 3-dehydrogenase, decarboxylating isoform X2 — MQAGKKCTVIGGSGFLGQHMVEKLLDKGYSVNVFDIQKRFDNDKVQFFLGDLCNKEALLPALQDVSVAFHCASPAPSSDNRELFYKVNFTGTKAVIEACKEAGVQKLVLTSSASVVFEGTDIKNGTEDLPYAKKPIDYYTETKILQEKEVLSANDPDNNFFTTAIRPHGIFGPRDPQLVPILIQAAKSGKMKFIIGDGKNLVDFTYVENVVHGHILAAEHLQKDSPVCGKAFHITNDEPIPFWAFMSRILTGLNYDAPKYYIPYWLAYYLAVFLSLVLWLLSPLVTIKPTFTPMRVALAGTFHYYSCERAKRDMGYKPVVSLDEAIDRTLQSYPHLCRAKA; from the exons ATGCAG GCTGGTAAGAAATGTACAGTGATCGGTGGCTCCGGATTCTTAGGCCAGCACATGGTAGAGAAGCTGCTGGACAAGGGTTACTCAGTCAATGTGTTTGATATTCAGAAGAGATTTGACAATGACAAAGTGCAGTTTTTCCTGGGAGACCTTTGCAACAAAGAG GCCTTACTCCCAGCTTTACAAGATGTTTCAGTAGCATTTCATTGTGCATCGCCAGCACCTTCAAGTGACAACAGGGAGTTATTTTATAAGGTGAATTTTACGGGAACCAAAGCAGTCATTGAAGCCTGCAAAGAAGCTGGAGTGCAG AAACTGGTGTTGACTAGCAGTGCCAGTGTTGTTTTTGAGGGGACAGACATAAAAAATGGAACAGAAGACCTCCCTTATGCAAAAAAACCTATCGACTATTACACAGAGACAAAGATCCTACAGGAGAAG GAAGTGCTGAGTGCAAATGACCCAGACAACAACTTCTTCACTACTGCTATTCGCCCTCATGGAATATTTGGCCCTAGAGACCCTCAGCTGGTTCCCATCCTCATCCAAGCAGCTAAGAGTGGCAAAATGAAGTTCATAATTGG GGATGGGAAGAACTTGGTAGATTTTACCTATGTGGAAAATGTGGTCCATGGTCATATCCTGGCTGCAGAACACCTTCAGAAGGACTCTCCTGTGTGTGGGAAG GCATTTCATATCACAAATGATGAACCAATCCCTTTCTGGGCTTTCATGTCCCGTATCTTGACTGGCTTGAACTACGATGCACCCAAGTACTATATTCCTTACTGGCTGGCTTATTACCTGGCCGTGTTCTTGTCTCTAGTGCTGTGGCTATTAAGTCCACTGGTGACCATCAAGCCCACTTTTACCCCCATGCGGGTAGCATTAGCTGGAACATTTCACTACTATAGCTGCGAGCGGGCCAAGAGGGACATGGGCTACAAGCCAGTGGTCAGCTTGGATGAAGCAATAGACAGGACTCTCCAGAGTTACCCCCACCTATGTCGCGCTAAGGCCTGA
- the LOC100546659 gene encoding caltractin-like isoform X1 — protein sequence MAAGGPKAPGKEPAPTFPVSAEQRQQLREAFDTFDPDGSGLMDVKDLKIMMRALGCELRKAEMKRIISEVDENGSGKINFESFLQVMTQKMAEPFSKEEILKGFKLFDYDGTGKISFEKLKLVASEVEEDITDEELQEMIDEADVDGDGEVDPEEFLRILTLTDL from the exons ATG GCTGCTGGCGGCCCGAAGGCTCCGGGGAAGGAACCGGCCCCCACGTTCCCGGTCAGCGCTGAGCAGCGGCAGCAGCTGCGAGAGGCCTTTGACACGTTCGACCCCGACGGCTCCGGACTGATGGATGTCAAGGACCTGAAG ATAATGATGAGAGCTCTGGGCTGTGAACTCAGGAAAGCGGAGATGAAGAGAATTATCTCTGAAGTTGATGAGAATGGGTCAGGGAAGATAAACTTTGAGTCATTTCTGCAGGTGATGACCCAGAAAATG GCAGAACCGTTTTCAAAAGAGGAGATCCTAAAAGGTTTCAAGCTGTTTGATTATGATGGCACTGGCAAAATCTCTTTTGAGAAACTCAAGCTGGTGGCTAGTGAGGTTGAAGAAGACATCACAGACGAGGAGCTACAG GAGATGATTGATGAAGCAGATGTGGATGGAGATGGGGAAGTGGATCCAGAAGAGTTTTTGCGGATTCTGACATTGACTGACCTGTAA
- the LOC100545120 gene encoding glutamine amidotransferase-like class 1 domain-containing protein 3A, mitochondrial, with amino-acid sequence MGKRVAVVLAGCGVYDGSEIHESSAVLVHLSREGAQAEVFAPNVDQMHVVDHVKGQPTQEKRNVLVESARIARGNIKDLTKLDVKGLDALIIPGGFGVAKNLSTWATQGKNCTVTKEVEDVLKAFHAAKKPIGLCCISPVLAAKIFPGCELTVGHDTECEKWPYAKTAETVKELGCKHINKHVTEVHVDVKNKLVTTSAFMCNAPIHEIYDGIGKMVKEVIRLA; translated from the exons ATGGGAAAGAGAGTGGCTGTTGTGCTGGCTGGCTGCGGGGTGTACGATGGCAGTGAGATCCACGAGTCTTCGGCTGTGTTGGTGCACCTCAGCAGGGAGGGGGCACAG GCGGAGGTTTTTGCTCCTAATGTCGACCAGATGCATGTGGTAGACCACGTGAAAGGACAGCCAACTCAGGAGAAGCGCAATGTACTAGTTGAAAGTGCCAGAATAGCCAGAGGCAACATCAAGGATCTAACTAAGCTGGATGTCAAGGGGCTGGATGCCTTAATCATACCAG GTGGCTTTGGAGTGGCTAAAAACCTGAGTACTTGGGCCACTCAAGGAAAGAACTGCACAGTCACCAAAGAAGTGGAGGATGTCCTGAAGGCGTTCCATGCTGCCAAAAAGCCCATTGGCCTGTGCTGCATTTCCCCCGTGCTGGCAGCCAAAATCTTCCCAGGCTGTGAGCTGACTGTCGGTCATGACACAGAGTGTGAGAA ATGGCCTTATGCAAAGACTGCTGAGACCGTGAAGGAACTTGGCTGCAAGCACATTAACAAACACGTCACTGAAGTTCACGTGGATGTGAAGAACAAGCTGGTGACCACCAGTGCCTTCATGTGCAATGCCCCCATTCATGAGATCTATGATGGTATTGGAAAAATGGTCAAAGAAGTGATCAGACTTGCCTAA
- the CETN2 gene encoding centrin-2: MASSFKKPSLGAASQRKKSSPKPELTEEQKQEIREAFDLFDTDGTGNIDVKELKVAMRALGFEPKKEEIKKMISDIDKEGTGKISFNDFLAVMTQKMAEKDSKEEILKAFKLFDDDETGKISFKNLKRVAKELGENLTDEELQEMIDEADRDGDGEVNEQEFLRIMKKTSLY, from the exons ATG GCCTCCAGCTTCAAGAAGCCCTCGCTGGGAGCAGCGTCCCAGAGGAAGAAATCGAGTCCCAAGCCGGAGCTGACTGAAGAGCAGAAGCAGGAGATCCGGGAGGCCTTCGACCTGTTTGACACAGACGGCACCGGGAACATTGATGTTAAGGAGCTAAAG GTGGCCATGAGAGCACTAGGGTTTGAAcctaaaaaagaagaaatcaagaaaatgaTATCAGATATCGATAaggaaggaacaggaaaaaTCAGTTTCAATGACTTCTTGGCAGTGATGACCCAGAAAATG GCTGAAAAAGATTCCAAAGAGGAGATTCTCAAAGCTTTTAAGCTCTTCGATGATGATGAAACTGGcaaaatctctttcaaaaaCCTCAAACGTGTAGCCAAAGAACTGGGTGAAAATCTTACAGATGAAGAGCTGCAG GAAATGATTGATGAAGCAGATAGAGATGGCGATGGGGAAGTGAATGAGCAGGAATTCTTGCGGATCATGAAGAAGACCAGCCTTTActga